GTCCACCGTACCGTGGGCTGGCAGTTATTGGGTGTCACGAGCCGACAAGGATAGCCTTTAGCTCGGTCGTCAAGATACGCTACGTGACACGCCGGCCCacccatccacctgcacccaactAACTCGCGCACCCGCACGTCCGTCCGTTCACCGCGGCAGTACGTCACCCAGCCTTTCCACATTGATTTGATTACACCACTACTACACCCTGCGCCTGTCCTTGCTTGTTGCCGCCATGCTCGCTCGTCAACGGCCGGGGGCGTCAGCGCAGCCCACAGATCGGCAGGGCGCATCGCATATATCCGCTCTCGCTTATCCACCACCGCTCACTTCCTCTCCATCCATCGCCCGTCACTGCGCTTTTCAATTCTATGCCCCCTTCTCCACGCCCGAATAAAcccttccttctcttctccccttcccttcccttccattccttcCTTCCTTCGCCGCCAAGTAACCAATCCATCCATCGTCCAGCAGAGACGGTGGACGATGAAGCTGGTGTGGTGCCCCGACACGGCCTCCAAGGCCTACATCGACGGCGTCCGGGCGATCGCGGGCAACGACTCCGCCGACGGTTCGCCCGAGCTCGCCGAGCtcgtcgccgccatggccggcggctggAACGCCCAGCTCATCGTCGACGCCCCGTACGTGGACGTGgacgcctcgccgccgccgtttagcagccgccgcccgcccgccaccagcctcgcgctcgccgccgccgcgcgccgcacGGGCGGCCGCTACGCCCGCCTCGACAACGACAACGACAACGACGGCGCCACGACTCAGGAGGCCATCAACTCCGGCTCCTCGTCCTCCGCcaccgaggcggccatggcggcgcggctGGAGGGCGTCGACCTCCTCGTGCTGGACGCGCGGCGGCGAGACGCGGCGGCCGTGCTGACGGCGGCGAGGCCGGGGCCCAGGGGCATGGTCGTGGTGCGCCACGGCGACACCACCGGCGGCGGCGTCCGGCGCCGCgctgccgcctccgcctccgccaccgcGCCGTGGGGGACGATGGCGGCCGGGACCAGGGTCGTGCGCGCCGCCTACCTCCCCATCGGCGCCGGCGGCGTCGAGGTGCTGCACGTCGGGGTCGGCAAGGGCC
Above is a genomic segment from Miscanthus floridulus cultivar M001 chromosome 3, ASM1932011v1, whole genome shotgun sequence containing:
- the LOC136544999 gene encoding uncharacterized protein, with the translated sequence MKLVWCPDTASKAYIDGVRAIAGNDSADGSPELAELVAAMAGGWNAQLIVDAPYVDVDASPPPFSSRRPPATSLALAAAARRTGGRYARLDNDNDNDGATTQEAINSGSSSSATEAAMAARLEGVDLLVLDARRRDAAAVLTAARPGPRGMVVVRHGDTTGGGVRRRAAASASATAPWGTMAAGTRVVRAAYLPIGAGGVEVLHVGVGKGPSLPTALQQSRRSGRGRWIRHVNHSTGEEHVFRRQ